In Hyla sarda isolate aHylSar1 chromosome 12, aHylSar1.hap1, whole genome shotgun sequence, a genomic segment contains:
- the CCDC47 gene encoding PAT complex subunit CCDC47: MLPSPRLLVALLLLLVASSNAKFQDFDDGDDVTEYDDNDFAEFEDTADEAPTTHPPHQQHLPDEEEEEEDEEATVESEGQEEFELDTEGQDGDSDNEPYDDEEFEGYEDKMDSGNTIKSKDPITIVDVPAHLQNSWESYYMEILMVTGLLAYIMNYIIGKNKNSRLAQAWFNSHRELLESNFSLVGDDGTSKDAVSTGKLNQENEHIYNLWCSGRLCCEGMLIQLKFLKRQDLLNVLARMMRPTCDQVQVKVTMNDEDMDTYVFAVGTRKTLARLQKEMQDLSEFCSDKPKSAAKLGISDSLAILSEMGEVTDGVLDTKMVHYLTHYADKIESIHFSDQFSGPKVMQEEGQPLKLPETKKTLLFTFNVPGAGNASVKDMESLLPLMNMVIYSIDKVKKFRLNREGKQKADKNRARVEENFLKLTHVQRQEAAQTRREEKKRAEKERIMNEEDPEKQRRLEEAAQRREQKKMEKKQMKMKQIKVKAM, translated from the exons ATGTTGCCCTCTCCTCGCTTGCTGGTCGCTCTTCTCCTCCTTTTGGTCGCCAGCTCCAATGCCAAGTTCCAGGACTTTGATGACGGAGATGACGTGACTGAATACGATGACAATGACTTTGCAGAGTTTGAAGATACAGCAGATGAGGCCCCCACTACACATCCTCCTCATCAGCAGCACTTACCtgatgaagaagaggaggaggaggatgaggaagcaaCAGTGGAGTCAGAGGGACAGGAGGAGTTTGAACTAGACACAGAAGGACAG GATGGCGACAGTGATAATGAGCCATATGATGATGAAGAGTTTGAAGGTTATGAAGACAAGATGGACTCGGGAAACACTATCAAAAGCAAGGACCCCATCACCATTGTAGAT GTCCCTGCTCATCTGCAGAACAGCTGGGAGAGCTATTACATGGAGATCCTTATGGTGACCGGGCTCCTGGCATACATAATGAACTACATTATTGGAAAGAATAAGAACAGCCGCTTGGCACAGGCCTGGTTTAACTCTCATCGTGAACTACTGGAGAGCAACTTTTCCCTTGTGG GGGATGATGGGACAAGTAAGGACGCAGTAAGCACTGGGAAGCTAAACCAGGAGAACGAGCACATCTACAACCTGTGGTGCTCAGGACGTCTGTGCTGCGAGGGTATGCTGATCCAACTCAAG TTTTTAAAGCGCCAAGACTTGCTGAATGTGTTGGCTCGTATGATGCGCCCAACTTGTGACCAAGTG CAAGTAAAGGTGACAATGAATGATGAGGACATGGACACATATGTGTTTGCTGTGGGGACACGAAAGACCCTTGCTCGGCTGCAGAAAGAAATGCAGGACTTG AGTGAGTTTTGCAGTGACAAGCCTAAGTCTGCAGCCAAGCTAGGTATCTCGGACTCTTTGGCCATCCTTTCTGAGATGGGGGAGGTGACAGATGGTGTCTTAGACACTAAG ATGGTTCATTACCTAACACATTATGCTGATAAGATTGAATCCATCCATTTCTCGGACCAATTTTCTGGTCCAAAGGTTATGCAAGA agaggggcagccCCTTAAACTGCCAGAGACCAAGAAGACCCTTCTGTTTACATTTAATG TGCCTGGAGCTGGAAACGCATCAGTAAAAGACATGGAGTCTCTTCTGCCACTGATGAACATGGTGATTTACAGCATCGACAAAGTGAAGAAGTTCCGTCTCAATAGAGAG GGGAAGCAAAAAGCTGATAAGAACCGTGCCCGCGTGGAAGAGAACTTTCTGAAGCTTACACATGTGCAACGCCAAGAAGCCGCACAGACCCGACGCGAAGAGAAGAAGAGAGCCGAGAAGGAGCGCATCATGAATGAGGAGGATCCGGAGAAACAGCGCCGACTGGAG